A stretch of the Candidatus Denitrolinea symbiosum genome encodes the following:
- a CDS encoding F0F1 ATP synthase F0 subunit B, translating into MEALGINPGFLLIQIINLIIAYVVIAKWIVGPIMGLLEKRRQTIAQGLEDARVAAEARANAEKEAAKVMAEAQAESGRIVREATERAASAAKEVRSAADAEAAKARDAALAEVEGERNRILGDLRGQVAALSIAAAQKLVGEALDEKRQHALINEFFSGLKSGKVVVLDGADFKGDSAEVTSALPLTGDEEAVVKKDVLTKVGAQAVTFRVDPSILGGLVIRVGDKVVDGSVAGKLEGLRSNLK; encoded by the coding sequence GTGGAAGCGCTGGGTATCAACCCTGGATTTTTACTCATCCAGATCATTAACCTGATCATCGCCTACGTGGTGATCGCCAAATGGATCGTCGGTCCCATCATGGGACTGCTCGAGAAACGCCGCCAGACCATCGCGCAAGGGCTGGAAGACGCCCGCGTGGCCGCTGAAGCGCGCGCCAACGCCGAAAAAGAGGCCGCTAAAGTAATGGCCGAAGCCCAGGCCGAATCGGGCAGAATCGTCCGTGAAGCCACCGAGCGCGCCGCCTCGGCCGCAAAGGAAGTGAGATCCGCCGCCGACGCCGAAGCCGCCAAGGCGCGAGACGCCGCGCTGGCTGAGGTCGAGGGCGAACGAAACCGCATCCTCGGCGATCTGCGCGGACAGGTCGCGGCCCTCTCCATCGCCGCCGCGCAGAAACTGGTCGGCGAAGCCCTGGACGAAAAGCGCCAGCACGCCCTGATCAACGAGTTCTTCTCGGGCCTCAAAAGCGGCAAGGTGGTCGTCCTCGACGGCGCCGACTTCAAGGGCGATTCCGCCGAAGTCACCAGCGCGCTGCCGCTTACCGGCGACGAGGAAGCCGTCGTCAAAAAAGACGTGCTGACCAAAGTCGGCGCGCAAGCCGTCACCTTCCGCGTCGATCCCTCCATCCTCGGCGGCCTCGTCATCAGAGTCGGAGACAAGGTCGTGGACGGCTCGGTGGCCGGCAAGCTCGAAGGCCTGCGTTCGAACTTGAAGTAA
- a CDS encoding F0F1 ATP synthase F0 subunit C produces MEVTAAYILGKLIGAGLAMIGAIGAGAGIGIVASGAVQAMGRNPDATGTVQTNMILGIAFAEAVAIYCLVVALLILFAIPMPV; encoded by the coding sequence ATGGAAGTCACTGCTGCATATATTCTTGGTAAGTTGATCGGGGCCGGTCTGGCCATGATCGGCGCGATCGGCGCGGGCGCGGGCATCGGTATCGTTGCCAGCGGCGCGGTCCAGGCGATGGGGCGAAATCCCGACGCCACCGGCACGGTCCAGACCAACATGATCCTCGGCATCGCCTTTGCCGAAGCGGTCGCCATTTACTGTCTGGTGGTTGCCCTGCTCATCCTCTTCGCCATTCCCATGCCCGTGTAA